TATTCCGGGTTACAAACTCAATTTCCTTATCGGCCGCTTCAAGGTTCCTGTGATTTTCAATATGCTCCACCAATCGTTCACCAATTCCGGGAATTTTTGACAGGTGCTTTCCCTTTTCAGTAAAAACACCTTCGGCACTGCCGCAATAGGCAATAAGACGCTTGGTAAGTACAGGACCGATCTTGGGTATCAGGCCGATACCGATTTTGTAACGAAGTGCCGACTGAAGCGAATCATCAGGCATACGAGGTATATATTATGTTTAACGCAGTCGACTTAAATTCTGACCTGTTAAAAAATATTCCAACTCTGACAGGTCTTCGACTCTGTCAGGTTGGAATACCGCCGTTCTTCTTCCACAAATCATTCAACGACTTCAGCATATCAAAGCGCTCGGTATTGTTAAGCGCAGTAATGGATACAGGCGGATACTTGG
Above is a window of Bacteroidales bacterium DNA encoding:
- a CDS encoding DNA-processing protein DprA, with amino-acid sequence MPDDSLQSALRYKIGIGLIPKIGPVLTKRLIAYCGSAEGVFTEKGKHLSKIPGIGERLVEHIENHRNLEAADKEIEFVTRNKIDTLFYLDENYPERLRHCEDAPVILYVKGKTDLNRSKIVSI